A genomic segment from Macrobrachium rosenbergii isolate ZJJX-2024 chromosome 30, ASM4041242v1, whole genome shotgun sequence encodes:
- the LOC136855083 gene encoding sericin-2 isoform X1, translated as MEGRKVLAVSLLVLTGFTVELITGTMGASDNASTLKTGGLEATTSHSSSSPSSSAPLPSSSSPSSDFPPRSSDESAPQGSSSSSTSLSSSSEEGSSTGLGSSLVCWSCSSSSHGNPCTNIDPTNSTTVDAKVCDPDEKFCSVRRIWYVVETKKGEETVVFSVNRNCSAECTPNCMVIGDRTKIHSCTSCCTESHCNTDNSSSSRQTSNFLLLMSALMVAIAPVLSILALPAAQAATSNQKSSFSSSKRHQPIPLPSAVATTSSDVFLFSSQKPGSFGSQDLTRIVREHQAQLDQSQSSTLHDTTTFQSLCLSSSRPPSSIPESFPVSASVSSSSSYSSSSKSFDNF; from the exons ATGGAAGGGAGGAAGGTGCTAGCCGTCAGCCTGCTCGTGCTGACTGGCTTCACCGTGGAACTGATAACAG GTACGATGGGTGCTTCGGACAACGCTTCGACTCTGAAAACCGGAGGGCTGGAAGCGACAAccagtcattcttcttcttctccttcttcctcggCACCGCTGCCCTCTTCTTCTTCGCCGTCGTCAGACTTTCCTCCTCGGTCTTCTGACGAAAGTGCCCCTcaagggtcttcttcttcttccacttcgtTGTCGTCTTCTTCTGAAGAAGGCAGTAGTACCGGCCTCGGCAGCAGCCTGGTGTGCTGGTCCTGCTCCTCCAGCAGCCACGGGAATCCTTGCACCAACATCGACCCTACGAATTCCACGACAGTCGATGCCAAAGTCTGTGATCCTGACGAAAAATTCTGCTCG GTGAGGCGTATTTGGTATGTCGTAGAAACcaagaaaggagaagaaaccGTTGTGTTCAGCGTCAACAGAAACTGTTCTGCCGAATGTACCCCTAACTGCATGGTCATAGGGGACAGAACTAAG ATTCACTCCTGCACGTCCTGTTGCACAGAATCCCACTGCAACACGGACAACTCGTCCTCATCAAGACAAACGAGCAACTTCCTGCTCTTGATGTCCGCACTGATGGTGGCCATAGCCCCAGTGTTGAGCATCTTGGCTTTGCCAGCTGCTCAAGCGGCAACAAGCAACCAGAAAAGCAGCTTCAGCAGCAGCAAAAGGCATCAGCCCATTCCGCTTCCCTCCGCTGTGGCCACCACTTCTTCCGACGTCTTCCTTTTTTCGAGCCAAAAGCCAGGAAGTTTTGGGAGCCAAGACCTGACCAGGATTGTCAGAGAGCACCAGGCTCAGCTAGACCAGTCCCAGAGCTCTACACTCCATGACACCACCACTTTTCAGTCGCTGTGTCTATCTTCCAGCCGCCCCCCATCCTCCATTCCAGAATCGTTTCCAGTCTCTGCAAGTgtttcgtcttcatcttcatattcttcttcttccaagtccTTTGACaacttctga
- the Bap60 gene encoding brahma-associated protein of 60 kDa isoform X2, with the protein MATRPQYPGTPPPPGAPNAGPQRYPGPPQGTQGTPMRYPQQSYPMNVQRPQYPPVGMGGPGGTPAGGMQRPPGPGPQQYSGGMVRQTVPSTPGSKRPASGSSKGGGGGGGAGGGNQPPSSGQGASGDYHGSSKKKKKLAEKILPQKVRDLVPESQAYMDLLAFERKLDATIMRKRLDIQEALKRPMKVKKKLRIFISNTFYPARAEGTEGDDASVASWELRVEGRLLEDHKNDPSKLKRKFSSFFKSLVIELDKDLYGPDNHLVEWHRTTTTQETDGFQVKRPGDKNVRCTILLLLDYQPHQFKLDPRLARLLGVHTQTRPVIITALWQYIKTHKLQDAHEREYINCDKYLEQIFGVPRMKFAEIPGRLSQLLFPPDPIIINHTISVEGADQKKTSCYDIDVEVDDNLKTQMNNFLLSTNSQQDIQTLDTKIHETVETINSLKTNREFYLSFAKDPQQFIQKWLISQNRDLKTMTDVVGNPEEERRAQYYYQPWTHEAVNRYFYSKIQQKRAELEQALGIRNN; encoded by the exons ATGGCGACGCGTCCTCAGTATCCCGGCACACCGCCTCCTCCAGGAGCACCCAATGCGGGCCCTCAAAGGTACCCTGGGCCTCCTCAAGGGACCCAGGGGACGCCTATGAGGTATCCGCAACAAAGTTATCCT ATGAATGTACAACGACCTCAGTACCCTCCCGTAGGAATGGGTGGGCCTGGCGGCACCCCAGCAGGAGGCATGCAACGTCCTCCTGGACCTGGTCCCCAGCAGTATTCAGGAGGAATGGTTAGGCAGACTGTTCCATCAACACCGGGCTCTAAGCGTCCAGCTTCAGGCTCTTCCAAAGG tggtggtggaggaggcgGGGCGGGCGGTGGTAATCAGCCTCCAAGTTCTGGCCAAGGTGCTTCTGGTGACTATCATGGCagctcaaagaagaagaagaagcttgcAGAAAAGATACTACCACAAAAG GTGCGTGATCTGGTTCCTGAGAGTCAGGCGTACATGGATCTGTTGGCATTTGAACGAAAGTTAGATGCTACGATCATGAGGAAGAGACTGGACATCCAG GAAGCCCTCAAAAGACCAATGAAGGTGAAGAAAAAGCTCCGAATATTCATCTCCAACACGTTTTACCCAGCGCGGGCAGAAGGCACCGAAGGAGACGATGCCTCAGTGGCATCCTGGGAATTGCGTGTAGAAGGGAGACTGTTAGAAGATCACAAG AACGATCCGAGCAAGTTGAAGCGGAAGTTTTCGTCCTTTTTCAAGTCGCTGGTTATTGAATTAGATAAAGATTTGTATGGGCCAGACAACCACCTGGTGGAGTGGCATCGAACTACAACTACTCAAGAAACTGATGGTTTTCAG GTTAAACGCCCTGGGGACAAGAATGTCCGTTGCACAATTTTGTTATTGCTTGATTACCAGCCACACCAGTTCAAATTAGACCCGAGGTTAGCTCGTCTCTTGGGCGTTCACACCCAGACGAGGCCCGTAATAATAACGGCATTATGGCAGTACATCAAAACGCACAAACTGCAAGATGCTCATGAGAGGGAGTATATCAACTGCGATAAATACTTAGAACAG ATTTTTGGTGTTCCGAGGATGAAGTTTGCCGAAATTCCTGGTCGTTTAAGTCAGCTCCTGTTTCCCCCTGATCCAATCATCATTAACCACACTATATCTGTCGAAGGCGCCGACCAGAAAAAAACATCCTGCTACGATATTGATGTGGAAGTTGATGATAATTTAAAG ACACAGATGAATAATTTCCTGCTGAGTACGAACAGCCAACAGGATATCCAGACGTTGGACACCAAAATTCACGAAACTGTTGAGACAATCAACTCTCTCAAGACTAATAGGGAATTCTACCTATCCTTTGCCAAGGATCCGCAGCAGTTCATACAGAAGTGGCTCATATCACAG AATCGTGATTTGAAGACGATGACGGATGTTGTTGGCAAcccagaggaagaaagaagagctCAATACTACTATCAGCCCTGGACTCATGAAGCCGTCAATCGTTACTTCTATTCCAAGATTCAGCAGAAACGAGCAGAACTGGAACAGGCTTTAGGAATCAGAAACAATTAG
- the Bap60 gene encoding brahma-associated protein of 60 kDa isoform X1, which translates to MATRPQYPGTPPPPGAPNAGPQRYPGPPQGTQGTPMRYPQQSYPQMNVQRPQYPPVGMGGPGGTPAGGMQRPPGPGPQQYSGGMVRQTVPSTPGSKRPASGSSKGGGGGGGAGGGNQPPSSGQGASGDYHGSSKKKKKLAEKILPQKVRDLVPESQAYMDLLAFERKLDATIMRKRLDIQEALKRPMKVKKKLRIFISNTFYPARAEGTEGDDASVASWELRVEGRLLEDHKNDPSKLKRKFSSFFKSLVIELDKDLYGPDNHLVEWHRTTTTQETDGFQVKRPGDKNVRCTILLLLDYQPHQFKLDPRLARLLGVHTQTRPVIITALWQYIKTHKLQDAHEREYINCDKYLEQIFGVPRMKFAEIPGRLSQLLFPPDPIIINHTISVEGADQKKTSCYDIDVEVDDNLKTQMNNFLLSTNSQQDIQTLDTKIHETVETINSLKTNREFYLSFAKDPQQFIQKWLISQNRDLKTMTDVVGNPEEERRAQYYYQPWTHEAVNRYFYSKIQQKRAELEQALGIRNN; encoded by the exons ATGGCGACGCGTCCTCAGTATCCCGGCACACCGCCTCCTCCAGGAGCACCCAATGCGGGCCCTCAAAGGTACCCTGGGCCTCCTCAAGGGACCCAGGGGACGCCTATGAGGTATCCGCAACAAAGTTATCCT CAGATGAATGTACAACGACCTCAGTACCCTCCCGTAGGAATGGGTGGGCCTGGCGGCACCCCAGCAGGAGGCATGCAACGTCCTCCTGGACCTGGTCCCCAGCAGTATTCAGGAGGAATGGTTAGGCAGACTGTTCCATCAACACCGGGCTCTAAGCGTCCAGCTTCAGGCTCTTCCAAAGG tggtggtggaggaggcgGGGCGGGCGGTGGTAATCAGCCTCCAAGTTCTGGCCAAGGTGCTTCTGGTGACTATCATGGCagctcaaagaagaagaagaagcttgcAGAAAAGATACTACCACAAAAG GTGCGTGATCTGGTTCCTGAGAGTCAGGCGTACATGGATCTGTTGGCATTTGAACGAAAGTTAGATGCTACGATCATGAGGAAGAGACTGGACATCCAG GAAGCCCTCAAAAGACCAATGAAGGTGAAGAAAAAGCTCCGAATATTCATCTCCAACACGTTTTACCCAGCGCGGGCAGAAGGCACCGAAGGAGACGATGCCTCAGTGGCATCCTGGGAATTGCGTGTAGAAGGGAGACTGTTAGAAGATCACAAG AACGATCCGAGCAAGTTGAAGCGGAAGTTTTCGTCCTTTTTCAAGTCGCTGGTTATTGAATTAGATAAAGATTTGTATGGGCCAGACAACCACCTGGTGGAGTGGCATCGAACTACAACTACTCAAGAAACTGATGGTTTTCAG GTTAAACGCCCTGGGGACAAGAATGTCCGTTGCACAATTTTGTTATTGCTTGATTACCAGCCACACCAGTTCAAATTAGACCCGAGGTTAGCTCGTCTCTTGGGCGTTCACACCCAGACGAGGCCCGTAATAATAACGGCATTATGGCAGTACATCAAAACGCACAAACTGCAAGATGCTCATGAGAGGGAGTATATCAACTGCGATAAATACTTAGAACAG ATTTTTGGTGTTCCGAGGATGAAGTTTGCCGAAATTCCTGGTCGTTTAAGTCAGCTCCTGTTTCCCCCTGATCCAATCATCATTAACCACACTATATCTGTCGAAGGCGCCGACCAGAAAAAAACATCCTGCTACGATATTGATGTGGAAGTTGATGATAATTTAAAG ACACAGATGAATAATTTCCTGCTGAGTACGAACAGCCAACAGGATATCCAGACGTTGGACACCAAAATTCACGAAACTGTTGAGACAATCAACTCTCTCAAGACTAATAGGGAATTCTACCTATCCTTTGCCAAGGATCCGCAGCAGTTCATACAGAAGTGGCTCATATCACAG AATCGTGATTTGAAGACGATGACGGATGTTGTTGGCAAcccagaggaagaaagaagagctCAATACTACTATCAGCCCTGGACTCATGAAGCCGTCAATCGTTACTTCTATTCCAAGATTCAGCAGAAACGAGCAGAACTGGAACAGGCTTTAGGAATCAGAAACAATTAG
- the LOC136855083 gene encoding sericin-2 isoform X2, with the protein MGASDNASTLKTGGLEATTSHSSSSPSSSAPLPSSSSPSSDFPPRSSDESAPQGSSSSSTSLSSSSEEGSSTGLGSSLVCWSCSSSSHGNPCTNIDPTNSTTVDAKVCDPDEKFCSVRRIWYVVETKKGEETVVFSVNRNCSAECTPNCMVIGDRTKIHSCTSCCTESHCNTDNSSSSRQTSNFLLLMSALMVAIAPVLSILALPAAQAATSNQKSSFSSSKRHQPIPLPSAVATTSSDVFLFSSQKPGSFGSQDLTRIVREHQAQLDQSQSSTLHDTTTFQSLCLSSSRPPSSIPESFPVSASVSSSSSYSSSSKSFDNF; encoded by the exons ATGGGTGCTTCGGACAACGCTTCGACTCTGAAAACCGGAGGGCTGGAAGCGACAAccagtcattcttcttcttctccttcttcctcggCACCGCTGCCCTCTTCTTCTTCGCCGTCGTCAGACTTTCCTCCTCGGTCTTCTGACGAAAGTGCCCCTcaagggtcttcttcttcttccacttcgtTGTCGTCTTCTTCTGAAGAAGGCAGTAGTACCGGCCTCGGCAGCAGCCTGGTGTGCTGGTCCTGCTCCTCCAGCAGCCACGGGAATCCTTGCACCAACATCGACCCTACGAATTCCACGACAGTCGATGCCAAAGTCTGTGATCCTGACGAAAAATTCTGCTCG GTGAGGCGTATTTGGTATGTCGTAGAAACcaagaaaggagaagaaaccGTTGTGTTCAGCGTCAACAGAAACTGTTCTGCCGAATGTACCCCTAACTGCATGGTCATAGGGGACAGAACTAAG ATTCACTCCTGCACGTCCTGTTGCACAGAATCCCACTGCAACACGGACAACTCGTCCTCATCAAGACAAACGAGCAACTTCCTGCTCTTGATGTCCGCACTGATGGTGGCCATAGCCCCAGTGTTGAGCATCTTGGCTTTGCCAGCTGCTCAAGCGGCAACAAGCAACCAGAAAAGCAGCTTCAGCAGCAGCAAAAGGCATCAGCCCATTCCGCTTCCCTCCGCTGTGGCCACCACTTCTTCCGACGTCTTCCTTTTTTCGAGCCAAAAGCCAGGAAGTTTTGGGAGCCAAGACCTGACCAGGATTGTCAGAGAGCACCAGGCTCAGCTAGACCAGTCCCAGAGCTCTACACTCCATGACACCACCACTTTTCAGTCGCTGTGTCTATCTTCCAGCCGCCCCCCATCCTCCATTCCAGAATCGTTTCCAGTCTCTGCAAGTgtttcgtcttcatcttcatattcttcttcttccaagtccTTTGACaacttctga